From the genome of Amycolatopsis sp. NBC_01488, one region includes:
- a CDS encoding Fpg/Nei family DNA glycosylase, with protein sequence MPELPEVEALAHHLRENAVGQTIFRIDVASLSVLKTAMPPWTELHGREITGATRHGKHLDVVAGDLHLVVHLARAGWLRWSDGLAAAPLKPGKGPISLRVHLESATGPGFDLTEAGTKKGLAVWIVKDPQEIASVARLGPDALSLDAAQLRELFAGRNTRLKWALTDQSLIAGIGNAYSDEILHRAKLSPYATIGKLDDGALETLAEAIVEIESDAVQRSVGQKAARLKGEKRSGLRVHARTGLPCPVCGDTIREISFADKSFQYCPTCQTGGKPLADRRMSRLLK encoded by the coding sequence ATGCCCGAACTGCCCGAGGTCGAAGCGCTGGCGCACCACCTGCGTGAGAACGCGGTAGGTCAGACGATCTTCCGCATCGATGTCGCATCGCTGAGCGTGCTGAAGACGGCGATGCCGCCGTGGACCGAGCTGCACGGCCGCGAGATCACCGGCGCGACCCGGCACGGCAAGCACCTCGACGTCGTCGCGGGTGACCTGCACCTGGTCGTCCACCTGGCCCGGGCGGGCTGGCTGCGCTGGTCTGACGGCCTGGCCGCGGCACCGCTCAAGCCGGGCAAGGGCCCGATCTCGCTGCGCGTGCACCTCGAGTCCGCCACCGGGCCCGGCTTCGACCTCACCGAAGCGGGCACGAAGAAGGGTCTCGCGGTGTGGATCGTGAAGGACCCGCAGGAGATCGCGAGCGTCGCGCGCCTCGGCCCGGACGCGCTTTCGCTCGACGCCGCCCAGCTGCGCGAGCTGTTCGCGGGGAGGAACACGCGGCTTAAGTGGGCGCTCACCGACCAGTCGCTGATCGCCGGCATCGGCAACGCCTACTCCGACGAGATCCTGCACCGCGCGAAGCTCTCCCCGTACGCGACGATCGGCAAGCTCGACGACGGCGCGCTGGAGACCCTGGCCGAGGCGATCGTCGAGATCGAGTCGGACGCGGTCCAGCGGTCGGTGGGCCAGAAGGCCGCGCGCCTGAAGGGGGAGAAGCGCTCGGGCCTGCGCGTCCACGCCCGCACCGGGCTGCCGTGCCCGGTCTGTGGCGACACGATCCGCGAGATCTCCTTCGCCGACAAGTCGTTCCAGTACTGCCCGACCTGCCAGACGGGCGGCAAGCCGCTGGCCGACCGCCGGATGTCGCGGCTGCTGAAGTAG
- a CDS encoding DUF983 domain-containing protein, translating into MNRLVRGEDGRDWVVRAQMEWRAPATADDFEHDVAGSYGPGIAMIVVTALLAVILVVWTPTEVNIPAWVLLALLLIVLFFPLRWILRRPWTVVAETEGDLAGDRPSERWVGTIRGMFTVQGEVKKISKTIQRHSLPDFDGPLHPVE; encoded by the coding sequence ATGAACCGGCTGGTACGCGGCGAAGACGGCCGCGACTGGGTGGTCCGTGCCCAGATGGAATGGCGCGCACCGGCGACGGCCGACGACTTCGAGCACGACGTCGCCGGCAGCTACGGCCCCGGCATCGCGATGATCGTGGTGACCGCGCTGCTGGCCGTGATCCTCGTCGTGTGGACGCCGACCGAGGTCAACATCCCCGCGTGGGTACTGCTGGCGCTGCTGCTCATAGTGCTGTTCTTCCCGCTGCGCTGGATCCTGCGGCGGCCGTGGACGGTCGTCGCGGAGACCGAGGGCGACCTGGCCGGCGACCGGCCGTCCGAGCGCTGGGTCGGCACCATCCGCGGCATGTTCACCGTGCAGGGCGAGGTCAAGAAGATCTCCAAGACGATCCAGCGGCACTCGCTGCCGGACTTCGACGGGCCGCTGCACCCGGTCGAGTAG
- a CDS encoding sigma-70 family RNA polymerase sigma factor → MTELGTVPPPAASESDEQALLQRLRNGEDAAFGELFELHAAAVRRLAQSLASDRSEAEDITAETFFRVLQALRRGAGPRDYVRAYLLTVARRVSWEWHGARRDVPVSDDELTFRAGAGADTHARTAEHTLITTAFTSLPERWRTVLWQTEVEGEQPAMVATHFGLSANATAALARRARQGLRAAYLQAHLSVNCGPDSCRAVVEKLGGFTAGSVTGAEAERIKVHLHGCPSCRATQDELRDVCSSLRAHAGVLVLLVPAAAGGSGVLAGLGTTLKGVLVGSKVKIGLALASTAAVGAVGVAAGPVLFGSTPVQDVGLTGGAPELVVVPPTGSHHQPPPQPQPDPHIGIGVLNGRGTGVAVPVRQRTGTRQVGANEVPSVPAADVPVGDVGGGSGTVPRPSGETPRDDLTSSTFMTPDHSTTSPRLDSTSTEMTKSSDETAPPSAGAPELSPASTTTTAPTKPAPTGDDPATTEPSTTVTPTSGKPCPSSASAVTESGEPADPAPTGSPAP, encoded by the coding sequence ATGACCGAGCTGGGCACGGTGCCGCCACCAGCGGCCTCGGAATCCGACGAGCAGGCACTGCTGCAACGACTTCGAAACGGCGAGGACGCCGCGTTCGGAGAGCTGTTCGAGCTGCATGCCGCCGCCGTCCGGAGACTGGCGCAGAGCCTGGCTTCCGACCGGTCCGAGGCCGAGGACATCACCGCGGAGACGTTCTTCCGCGTGCTCCAGGCCCTTCGCCGGGGCGCCGGTCCCCGTGACTACGTCCGCGCCTACCTGCTCACCGTCGCCCGCCGCGTCTCCTGGGAGTGGCACGGCGCCCGCCGCGACGTCCCCGTGTCGGACGACGAGCTGACCTTCCGCGCCGGCGCGGGTGCGGACACGCACGCCCGCACGGCCGAGCACACGCTGATCACGACGGCGTTCACGAGCCTGCCCGAGCGCTGGCGGACCGTCCTGTGGCAGACCGAGGTCGAGGGCGAGCAGCCGGCCATGGTCGCCACTCACTTCGGGCTGAGCGCGAACGCCACCGCGGCGCTGGCCCGCCGCGCCCGCCAGGGTCTCCGCGCGGCGTACCTGCAGGCGCACCTTTCGGTGAACTGCGGGCCGGACTCGTGCCGCGCGGTCGTCGAAAAGCTCGGCGGGTTCACCGCGGGCAGCGTCACCGGCGCCGAGGCCGAACGGATCAAGGTCCACCTGCACGGCTGCCCCTCGTGCCGCGCGACGCAGGACGAGCTGCGCGACGTCTGCTCGTCGCTGCGCGCCCACGCCGGGGTGCTGGTGCTGCTGGTGCCGGCCGCGGCAGGCGGCAGCGGCGTGCTGGCCGGGCTCGGTACGACGCTCAAGGGCGTGCTGGTCGGCTCGAAGGTCAAGATCGGGCTCGCGCTGGCGTCGACCGCGGCCGTGGGTGCCGTCGGCGTCGCGGCCGGGCCGGTGCTGTTCGGCTCGACGCCGGTCCAGGACGTCGGGCTGACCGGCGGTGCGCCCGAGCTCGTGGTGGTGCCGCCGACCGGGTCGCACCACCAGCCGCCTCCGCAGCCGCAGCCGGATCCGCACATCGGCATCGGCGTGCTCAACGGCCGCGGCACCGGCGTCGCCGTCCCGGTGCGGCAGCGCACCGGCACCCGGCAGGTGGGGGCGAACGAGGTGCCGTCCGTGCCGGCGGCCGACGTCCCGGTCGGTGACGTCGGCGGCGGGAGCGGGACCGTCCCGCGCCCGAGCGGCGAAACCCCGCGCGACGACCTGACCTCCTCTACCTTCATGACGCCTGACCACTCGACGACATCGCCGCGGCTGGACTCGACGAGCACGGAGATGACGAAGTCCAGCGACGAGACGGCGCCGCCGAGCGCCGGGGCCCCGGAGCTGTCGCCGGCGAGCACGACGACGACCGCGCCGACCAAGCCGGCACCCACCGGCGACGACCCGGCGACCACCGAGCCGTCGACGACGGTGACGCCGACGTCCGGGAAGCCGTGCCCGAGCAGCGCGTCCGCCGTCACCGAGTCGGGCGAACCGGCGGATCCGGCGCCGACCGGTTCGCCGGCTCCCTGA
- a CDS encoding immunity 7 family protein, with the protein MFEYHGWVTIQATASGDDDAALLERLVDRVHRAIRDAGDFDLVDLRWSAGMPMLHFAGFDKHGGRLAPELLELFTRAGELAPGSYGLLHVWDDQDPEHDNEFRVYRMARGQVTEREDPHLTPVAPTVLDVYEL; encoded by the coding sequence GTGTTCGAATATCACGGCTGGGTGACCATCCAGGCGACCGCGAGCGGCGATGACGACGCGGCGCTCCTGGAGCGCCTGGTCGACCGCGTGCACCGCGCCATCCGCGACGCGGGTGACTTCGACCTGGTCGACCTCCGCTGGAGCGCGGGCATGCCGATGCTCCACTTCGCGGGCTTCGACAAGCACGGCGGCCGCCTGGCCCCGGAGCTGCTGGAGCTGTTCACGAGGGCCGGCGAGCTGGCCCCGGGTTCGTACGGCCTCCTGCACGTCTGGGACGACCAGGACCCCGAGCACGACAACGAGTTCCGCGTCTACCGCATGGCGCGCGGCCAGGTGACGGAGCGCGAAGACCCGCACCTGACCCCGGTGGCCCCGACGGTCCTGGACGTCTACGAGCTGTAG
- a CDS encoding DUF2716 domain-containing protein — protein MNAAWEAVSRVADEPAWYWVYDKLAFWPSTYAHAWPGFREPVPSRTWDLSPGDLDRASAEFRLGPYAVDEHQVAAIALAAFREVCGPDDWMWALHWQHQSYRVRPHLMTPGARWPVPVFPRADYHLFLAADFSFGTLGHPWERTLCVFGDKLVPAFEKHGEGVLTNVLRKDGKPSALAR, from the coding sequence GTGAATGCTGCCTGGGAAGCCGTCTCCCGCGTCGCCGACGAACCCGCCTGGTACTGGGTGTACGACAAGCTGGCGTTCTGGCCGAGCACCTACGCCCACGCCTGGCCGGGCTTCCGCGAGCCGGTGCCGTCGCGGACCTGGGACCTCTCGCCCGGCGACCTGGACCGCGCCTCGGCGGAGTTCCGCCTCGGCCCGTACGCCGTCGACGAGCACCAGGTCGCGGCCATCGCGCTGGCCGCGTTCCGCGAGGTCTGCGGCCCCGACGACTGGATGTGGGCGCTGCACTGGCAGCACCAGTCCTACCGCGTCCGCCCGCACCTGATGACCCCGGGCGCGCGCTGGCCGGTGCCGGTGTTCCCGCGCGCGGACTACCACCTGTTCCTGGCCGCGGACTTCTCGTTCGGCACGCTCGGCCACCCCTGGGAGCGCACGCTCTGCGTGTTCGGCGACAAGCTCGTCCCGGCGTTCGAGAAGCACGGCGAAGGCGTCCTGACGAACGTCCTGCGCAAGGACGGAAAGCCGTCCGCGCTGGCCCGCTGA
- a CDS encoding alpha/beta fold hydrolase → MRVVFVHGAFVRDGAWWWQPTAEVLARHGLRSSAVVLPSCESEPRGDLQDDAAAVRALLDAADEPVLLVGHSYGGMVITEAGNHPAVRRLVYVTSFLPDVGEALADFGGTEPPPWHVSHGDGTASVREELVRPLFAQDFDDVAYAGAAARLTAQNEVVFGQRTTTAAWREIPATYLVCADDRATLPEKQREQAARATDVVELPVAHHPFVTRPEQVAGVLQTTT, encoded by the coding sequence ATGCGGGTTGTCTTCGTGCACGGTGCGTTCGTCCGGGACGGCGCCTGGTGGTGGCAGCCGACGGCGGAGGTACTCGCCCGGCACGGTCTGCGCAGCTCAGCGGTGGTGCTGCCGAGCTGCGAGAGCGAGCCGCGCGGCGATCTCCAGGACGACGCCGCGGCCGTCCGCGCGCTGCTCGACGCCGCCGACGAGCCCGTTCTGCTGGTCGGACATTCGTACGGAGGGATGGTGATCACAGAGGCCGGGAACCACCCCGCCGTCCGCCGGCTCGTCTACGTGACGTCGTTCCTGCCGGACGTCGGCGAGGCGCTGGCGGACTTCGGCGGCACCGAGCCGCCGCCCTGGCACGTCAGCCACGGCGACGGCACCGCGAGCGTCCGCGAGGAGCTGGTGCGGCCGCTCTTCGCCCAGGACTTCGACGACGTGGCGTACGCCGGCGCCGCGGCCCGGCTCACCGCCCAGAACGAGGTGGTCTTCGGCCAGCGGACGACGACCGCCGCGTGGCGCGAGATCCCGGCCACGTACCTCGTCTGCGCCGACGACCGCGCGACGCTGCCCGAGAAGCAGCGGGAACAGGCGGCGCGCGCCACCGACGTCGTCGAGCTGCCGGTGGCGCACCACCCCTTCGTCACCCGGCCGGAGCAGGTGGCCGGGGTACTTCAGACGACGACGTAG
- a CDS encoding serine/threonine-protein kinase, whose amino-acid sequence MRLVAGRYAISAELGRGGMGVVWRAEDRVLGRAVALKELATPPGTNLERVMREARTAGRLNDPAVVTVYDVVSEHGATFIVMELVVAPTLADVVGREGSLANDRVAALGLQVLGALESAHAAGVVHRDVKPSNIMVLPGDRVKLADFGIARAMDDPSLTQTGGVMGSPGYMAPELFAGAGPSPASDLWSLGATLFHAAEGRAPFQRTTTAATLHAIMYEQPVLDRCRGPLADAVRGLLTQSTSDRLTASGVRRLLETARSAITDSPTSAVDPAALPTVVFEPVTAKVAAPSPTTVDWEPPPKKRRLPLVLTGVAVAVVAALGAIFLLKPDATTPVAASAPGPASTSSAAKPTTSKPSSKKPTSSPSTSALPGASSTPPSPTPTTGDKPHPAEVPLIRYHQPDGGHFSGTKKIGPPAGFTKEGVFGSLVATAEPDTRKLFACKVKDQPDWFTSPDQSGKCEGQQSLGLLGHIYANPPSWASARPLYRCNAGANHFDSLDAGCEGKTKEFLMGYVVV is encoded by the coding sequence ATGAGACTGGTCGCGGGGCGGTACGCGATCTCGGCCGAGCTGGGCCGGGGCGGCATGGGCGTCGTCTGGCGCGCCGAGGACAGGGTGCTCGGGCGGGCGGTCGCGCTGAAGGAGCTGGCCACCCCGCCGGGTACCAACCTCGAGCGGGTCATGCGCGAAGCCCGCACCGCGGGGCGGCTGAACGACCCCGCGGTCGTCACGGTGTACGACGTCGTCAGCGAGCACGGCGCCACGTTCATCGTGATGGAGCTGGTGGTCGCGCCGACGCTCGCCGACGTCGTCGGCCGTGAGGGATCGCTGGCCAACGACCGCGTCGCCGCGCTCGGGCTGCAGGTGCTCGGCGCGCTGGAGAGCGCCCACGCGGCCGGCGTCGTGCACCGGGACGTCAAGCCCAGCAACATCATGGTGCTGCCCGGCGACCGCGTGAAGCTCGCCGACTTCGGCATCGCGCGGGCGATGGACGACCCTTCGCTGACGCAGACCGGCGGCGTCATGGGCTCGCCCGGGTACATGGCGCCCGAGCTGTTCGCCGGGGCCGGGCCGTCGCCGGCGTCGGACCTCTGGTCGCTGGGCGCGACGCTCTTCCACGCCGCCGAAGGCCGGGCGCCCTTCCAGCGCACCACCACGGCCGCGACCCTGCACGCGATCATGTACGAGCAGCCGGTGCTCGACCGCTGCCGCGGCCCGCTCGCCGACGCCGTCCGCGGCCTGCTGACCCAGTCCACTTCGGACCGGCTGACCGCGTCCGGAGTCCGGCGGCTGCTGGAAACCGCGCGCAGCGCGATCACGGACTCGCCGACGTCGGCGGTCGACCCGGCCGCGTTGCCGACGGTCGTCTTCGAGCCGGTGACGGCCAAGGTGGCCGCGCCGTCACCGACCACAGTGGACTGGGAGCCGCCGCCGAAGAAGCGCCGGCTGCCGCTGGTGCTGACCGGGGTGGCGGTCGCCGTCGTCGCCGCGCTCGGCGCGATCTTCCTCCTCAAGCCGGACGCCACCACGCCGGTGGCCGCGAGCGCTCCCGGTCCGGCGTCGACGTCGTCCGCCGCGAAGCCGACCACTTCGAAGCCCAGCTCCAAGAAGCCCACCTCGTCCCCGAGCACGTCGGCGTTGCCGGGCGCGAGTTCGACCCCGCCGTCCCCGACGCCGACCACCGGGGACAAGCCGCACCCGGCCGAAGTGCCGTTGATCCGCTACCACCAGCCGGACGGCGGCCACTTCAGCGGCACGAAGAAGATCGGCCCGCCGGCCGGGTTCACGAAGGAGGGCGTGTTCGGCTCCCTCGTCGCGACGGCCGAGCCGGACACGCGGAAGCTGTTCGCCTGCAAGGTGAAGGACCAGCCGGACTGGTTCACCTCGCCCGACCAGAGCGGCAAGTGCGAGGGCCAGCAGTCCCTCGGCCTGCTCGGCCACATCTACGCCAACCCGCCGTCCTGGGCGAGCGCGCGGCCGCTCTACCGCTGCAACGCGGGCGCGAACCACTTCGACTCGCTCGACGCCGGCTGCGAGGGCAAGACCAAGGAGTTCCTGATGGGCTACGTCGTCGTCTGA
- a CDS encoding glycosyltransferase translates to MGKGTNGERLIEWTGERCVPWTDDLQVIYEHYHRYAFAARFVAGKRVLDLASGEGYGSALMAKPAAAVVGLELDPVTVEHAGKNYPGVRFEAGSITDPTALDGEKFDVITCFEAIEHVDEQDRLMELVRNRLTPSGIFLCSTPDVEVYSHDHGNENPYHVHELTGTAFRSLLANSFEHVVVLRQNVAVGSLIHDGGAGTGAEVLTLRPDEADGWVVEPGAPHTYFVSVASAEPVEVPSTSAMLDPKLTLVARAAAEAGRLQAELARTEAERERASAAEARLTAELADATATGRQAAAERDEAIDQAGRAREERRRAAEELNLLKRKAGYDTERLAWLAGNNTGLAETVGRLAAENEKLRAETSALAQRLIGKYRGSIEKFAPRGTRRRDLYETALGRQAGSAPATPPVPGPVAVTTSDQPIVSVVIPVYGNWAYTRTCLDSIQRHLPATPFEVIVVDDASRDDSADRVAGCAGVRLVRAPKNLGFVGACNLGAEHARGDFVFFLNNDTEVRPGWLDELVAVVESRPDVGLVGSKLVYPDGRLQECGGIIWADGTGWNYGRLQSPDAPWFQALRDVDYCSGAAILVRRELFERIGGFDKRFAPAYYEDTDLAFAVRAAGYRTMVQPASVVVHHEGITNGTDVSSGVKRHQELNRGVFVDKWSVQLRDHFPEASPRAVWAGRQRTKDGHRGGTVLVVDHQVPMPDKDSGSVRMFRILELLVGLGHRVVFMPLNNALPEPYADALYRAGVTVVTGLGEQQEFLRDAGPDLRLTILSRPHVAWQLLEQVREHAPDCVIAYDTVDLHFVRLNRQADLAARLGDTREELTLRRRAEVLRESELGLTRATDVTFTVSDVERALLRELVPSARVEVLSNVHYADGVPAAPDGRSGVLFVGSFDHLPNRDAARWLVTEIMPLVRRRRPDAVARIVGSNPPREMFDLAGEGVDVRGWVPDLDSAYREARVVVAPLRFGAGVKGKLGESLGYGVPAVVTPLAAEGMHLTHGLDVLVGGTAEELAEEIGNLLEDDKLWQRLSEEGKTVVDRLFGADVARRTLAALLDQPADPA, encoded by the coding sequence ATGGGCAAGGGGACGAACGGCGAGCGGCTGATCGAGTGGACCGGCGAGCGGTGCGTGCCGTGGACCGACGACCTCCAGGTGATCTACGAGCACTACCACCGCTACGCGTTCGCCGCCCGGTTCGTCGCCGGCAAGCGGGTCCTCGACCTGGCCAGTGGTGAGGGCTACGGCAGCGCGCTGATGGCGAAGCCGGCCGCGGCGGTCGTGGGCCTCGAGCTGGACCCGGTCACCGTCGAGCACGCCGGGAAGAACTACCCGGGCGTCCGCTTCGAGGCCGGTTCGATCACCGACCCCACCGCCCTCGACGGCGAGAAGTTCGACGTCATCACCTGCTTCGAGGCGATCGAGCACGTCGACGAGCAGGACCGGCTGATGGAGCTGGTCCGCAACCGGCTCACGCCGTCCGGGATCTTCCTGTGCAGCACGCCGGACGTCGAGGTCTACTCCCACGACCACGGCAACGAGAACCCGTACCACGTGCACGAGCTGACCGGGACGGCGTTCCGGTCGCTGCTGGCGAACAGCTTCGAGCACGTCGTCGTGCTGCGCCAGAACGTCGCCGTCGGGTCGCTGATCCACGACGGCGGCGCGGGCACCGGCGCCGAGGTGCTCACCCTGCGGCCGGACGAGGCGGACGGCTGGGTCGTCGAGCCGGGAGCGCCGCACACCTACTTCGTCTCCGTCGCGTCGGCCGAGCCGGTCGAGGTGCCTTCGACGTCGGCCATGCTCGACCCGAAGCTGACGCTCGTCGCGCGCGCCGCGGCCGAAGCCGGGCGGCTCCAGGCGGAGCTGGCCCGCACGGAAGCCGAGCGCGAGCGTGCGTCGGCCGCCGAGGCCCGCCTGACCGCCGAGCTGGCCGACGCCACCGCCACCGGACGGCAGGCCGCCGCCGAGCGCGACGAGGCGATCGACCAGGCCGGCCGCGCGCGTGAGGAACGTCGTCGAGCGGCCGAAGAGCTGAACCTCCTCAAGCGCAAGGCCGGCTACGACACCGAACGTCTCGCGTGGCTGGCCGGCAACAACACCGGGCTCGCCGAGACGGTCGGCCGGCTCGCCGCGGAGAACGAGAAGCTCCGCGCGGAGACTTCCGCCCTCGCGCAGCGGCTGATCGGCAAGTACCGGGGGTCGATCGAGAAGTTCGCCCCGCGCGGCACGCGACGGCGCGACCTCTACGAGACGGCGCTGGGACGGCAGGCGGGTTCGGCCCCGGCCACGCCGCCGGTGCCCGGTCCGGTCGCGGTGACCACCAGCGACCAGCCGATCGTCAGCGTCGTCATCCCGGTCTACGGCAACTGGGCCTACACCCGGACCTGCCTCGACTCGATCCAGCGGCACCTGCCCGCGACGCCGTTCGAGGTGATCGTCGTCGACGACGCCTCCCGCGACGACTCGGCCGACCGCGTCGCCGGCTGCGCCGGGGTCCGGCTGGTGCGCGCACCGAAGAACCTCGGGTTCGTCGGGGCCTGCAACCTGGGCGCCGAGCACGCGCGCGGCGACTTCGTCTTCTTCCTCAACAACGACACCGAGGTCCGCCCGGGCTGGCTCGACGAACTGGTCGCCGTGGTCGAGTCCCGGCCCGACGTCGGGCTCGTCGGCTCGAAGCTGGTCTACCCGGACGGCCGCCTGCAGGAGTGCGGCGGCATCATCTGGGCCGACGGCACCGGCTGGAACTACGGCAGGCTGCAGTCGCCGGACGCACCGTGGTTCCAGGCCCTGCGGGACGTCGACTACTGCTCGGGCGCGGCCATCCTGGTCCGCCGCGAGCTGTTCGAGCGCATCGGCGGCTTCGACAAGCGCTTCGCACCCGCGTACTACGAGGACACCGACCTCGCGTTCGCCGTGCGGGCGGCCGGGTACCGCACGATGGTGCAGCCCGCGTCGGTCGTCGTGCACCACGAAGGCATCACGAACGGCACGGACGTCTCGTCCGGCGTGAAACGCCACCAGGAGCTCAACCGCGGCGTCTTCGTCGACAAGTGGAGCGTCCAGCTGCGCGACCACTTCCCCGAGGCGAGCCCGCGCGCGGTCTGGGCCGGCCGGCAGCGCACGAAGGACGGCCACCGCGGCGGCACCGTGCTCGTCGTCGACCACCAGGTGCCGATGCCGGACAAGGACTCCGGCTCGGTGCGGATGTTCCGCATCCTCGAGCTGCTGGTCGGCCTCGGCCACCGGGTCGTGTTCATGCCGCTCAACAACGCGCTCCCCGAGCCGTACGCGGACGCGCTGTACCGCGCGGGCGTCACGGTGGTGACCGGGCTCGGCGAGCAGCAGGAGTTCCTGCGCGACGCCGGCCCGGACCTGCGGCTCACGATCCTGTCGCGGCCGCACGTCGCCTGGCAGCTGCTGGAGCAGGTCCGCGAGCACGCGCCGGACTGCGTGATCGCCTACGACACGGTCGACCTGCACTTCGTCCGGCTCAACCGCCAGGCCGACCTGGCCGCGCGGCTCGGCGACACCCGCGAGGAGCTGACGCTGCGGCGGCGGGCCGAAGTGCTGCGCGAATCCGAGCTCGGCCTCACCCGCGCCACCGACGTCACGTTCACCGTGTCCGATGTGGAGCGTGCGCTGCTGCGGGAGCTGGTGCCCTCGGCGCGCGTCGAGGTGCTGTCCAACGTGCACTACGCCGACGGCGTGCCGGCGGCCCCGGACGGCCGCTCGGGCGTGCTCTTCGTCGGCAGCTTCGACCACCTGCCCAACCGGGACGCGGCGCGGTGGCTCGTCACCGAGATCATGCCGCTCGTGCGCCGCCGCCGTCCCGACGCCGTGGCGCGGATCGTCGGCAGCAACCCGCCGCGGGAGATGTTCGACCTCGCAGGCGAAGGCGTCGACGTCCGAGGCTGGGTCCCGGACCTCGACAGCGCTTACCGGGAGGCCCGGGTCGTCGTCGCGCCGTTGCGCTTCGGCGCCGGGGTGAAGGGAAAGCTGGGGGAGAGCCTCGGGTACGGCGTGCCCGCGGTCGTCACCCCGCTGGCCGCCGAGGGCATGCACCTGACGCACGGGCTCGACGTCCTCGTCGGCGGCACGGCCGAGGAGCTCGCCGAGGAGATCGGCAACCTGCTCGAGGACGACAAGCTGTGGCAGCGGCTCTCCGAAGAGGGCAAGACCGTGGTGGACCGCCTGTTCGGCGCGGACGTCGCCCGCCGCACCCTGGCCGCGCTGCTCGACCAGCCGGCGGACCCGGCCTGA
- a CDS encoding SAM-dependent methyltransferase translates to MAMGDRGPGYEQRLARERETFAGQVEVHGNLPPSAHHWSARHLRPKLEALGVTDIDELITGEIARRAERLERDVVVLSLGSGNGDQELGWLRTLAAAGRHNVRLRLLELNPDMQARAEASARELGFADRVELITADFNTWRADTAHDVVVGYQALHHVLDLEHLYGQIRAGLDPDGVLVVHDMIGRNGHRRWPEALEVVDRIWATLPPRLRRNAMTGAVDEQFVDIDCAADGFEGIRAQDVLPVLLDHLHPSLFFPYGNVIDPFIDRIYGPSFDLAEPADVRLLDDLGVLDDTLVDLGVVSPTHLVGLFHPTAQPLRVHGSRTPERSVRDTHVVDPAGRVSFRPGGTPGERLVRGAGVVTGRMNGVAHDDWAAPSVEFPLLTTAAIGALELRTFVPDDSTDHGSVTIAVDGVPVAKADVGPGLREQVVPVPIDAHRQVRLSFDADWSITAGSGADRRTLAYILVGLRLVER, encoded by the coding sequence ATGGCGATGGGCGACCGGGGACCCGGCTACGAGCAGCGCCTGGCGCGCGAGCGGGAGACGTTCGCCGGCCAGGTCGAGGTGCACGGCAACCTGCCGCCGTCGGCGCACCACTGGTCCGCCCGGCACCTGCGGCCGAAGCTCGAAGCACTCGGCGTCACGGACATCGACGAGCTGATCACCGGCGAGATCGCCCGGCGCGCGGAGCGGCTCGAGCGGGACGTCGTCGTGCTCTCGCTCGGCAGCGGCAACGGCGACCAGGAGCTCGGCTGGCTGCGCACGCTGGCCGCGGCCGGGCGGCACAACGTGCGGCTGCGGCTGCTGGAGCTGAACCCCGACATGCAGGCCCGCGCCGAGGCGTCGGCGCGGGAACTGGGCTTCGCCGACCGGGTCGAGCTGATCACCGCCGACTTCAACACCTGGCGCGCCGACACCGCCCACGACGTCGTCGTCGGCTACCAGGCACTGCACCACGTCCTCGACCTCGAGCACCTCTACGGCCAGATCCGTGCGGGGCTGGACCCCGATGGCGTCCTCGTCGTCCACGACATGATCGGGCGCAACGGCCACCGCCGGTGGCCCGAGGCGCTGGAAGTCGTGGACCGGATCTGGGCGACGCTGCCGCCGCGGCTGCGGCGCAACGCCATGACCGGCGCCGTCGACGAGCAGTTCGTCGACATCGACTGCGCGGCCGACGGCTTCGAGGGCATCCGCGCCCAGGACGTGCTCCCGGTGCTGCTCGACCACCTGCACCCGAGCCTCTTCTTCCCGTACGGCAACGTGATCGACCCGTTCATCGACCGGATCTACGGCCCCTCCTTCGACCTCGCCGAGCCCGCCGACGTCCGCCTGCTCGACGACCTCGGCGTCCTCGACGACACCCTCGTCGACCTGGGCGTCGTCAGCCCGACGCACCTCGTCGGCCTCTTCCACCCGACGGCACAGCCGCTGCGCGTCCACGGCTCGCGGACGCCGGAGCGGTCCGTGCGCGACACCCACGTCGTCGACCCGGCCGGGCGCGTGTCGTTCCGGCCCGGCGGCACTCCCGGGGAGCGGCTGGTGCGCGGTGCCGGCGTCGTGACCGGCCGGATGAACGGTGTCGCCCACGACGACTGGGCCGCGCCGTCGGTCGAGTTCCCGCTCCTCACCACGGCGGCGATCGGCGCGCTCGAGCTGCGGACCTTCGTCCCCGACGACTCCACCGACCACGGCAGCGTGACGATCGCGGTCGACGGCGTGCCGGTCGCGAAGGCGGACGTCGGCCCGGGCCTGCGCGAGCAGGTCGTGCCGGTCCCGATCGACGCGCACCGGCAGGTCCGGCTGTCGTTCGACGCCGACTGGTCGATCACCGCCGGTTCCGGCGCCGACCGGCGGACGCTGGCCTACATCCTGGTCGGGCTGCGCCTCGTCGAAAGGTGA